A region from the Vulpes lagopus strain Blue_001 chromosome 5, ASM1834538v1, whole genome shotgun sequence genome encodes:
- the TCHHL1 gene encoding trichohyalin-like protein 1, with amino-acid sequence MPQLLRDVLCIIKTFHKYAQEDSNKATLTCTELKQLIQGEFGDILQPCAIHAVDKNLNLLNIDNSTISFDEFVLAIFNLLNLCYLDIQSLLKLEPRQVSKPEEKPDDLDLQVTSSTGQQTEQTPPTQDRAVLPSGMTSSAQLSFVGRGAVGFNGAENTKTYNLPVEASGRNDPENQHPERDQWSQDVAQDVSATRDNGVQLETNKLTADSEQIDSPTKQEGQEKESPRKRDKPVGEQSDMKKRDRFGEQEGNLRLQSSPPGKTTKRPSKDQKVATEKDVKEHSKTQELSLTGKYEPSSEHTNLPEQATAQKPLQIEKLTDPDDDGSTFETQGQGEVADRTPPETKNLAESGDDSRASETQEPPAQEKKHETKDLLVQGDLRNVSEIPDVQVIRKKRRSPEVHGTAGQKENERKIQLSTLEDQSQDGKYQELQESSKERDAVEDSKTQVSSSEGEQNHSEIERAVTPGEEARHAEEGIAEAFMSSKNAPAAEGTRGARERTQDLAPLKNQSGEENENVTKTHDKPVKEDVGYLGEDPEATITQNNESSWEIPNSLTPEDGDNSSETTDLPVQGDSQNKVDPLRESMERSHNNNPDTKKQVALGEESRTQEAVVLEVRGEDRLTEESEWAAREEYRSQGLGTKGQGPAVHPDGHPEAQESIARGENRKSLETEIPGTLEADVTDQSSIRQLSAKEDSRKKLKAQSPSTKGEESRAQETQETPVKNLDDDNSASPKTHFEREEPATLEEDEGPQYLAGEANDQQNPAKKGYDVSVPQSSLVEKMQTDQESGSVEGSTIYSSPLYQYLQEKILQQMDMTPVEQQNQALSARASSPELLNNQSSASLTSEGSDCPIIFSDSQALQYYNWEHLSDADPSDAQRTSAPQASDMQGHPQEKKSVLQREASTKKQ; translated from the exons CAGGAGGACAGTAACAAGGCAACACTGACCTGCACAGAGCTGAAACAGCTCATTCAGGGCGAGTTTGGGGACATTCTTCAG CCATGTGCAATTCATGCTGTGGATAAAAACTTGAACCTTCTGAATATTGACAACAGCACCATCAGTTTTGATGAATTTGTTCTTGCAATCTTCAACCTTTTGAACCTCTGCTATCTTGATATACAATCCTTACTAAAATTAGAACCAAGACAAGTGTCTAAACCAGAGGAGAAGCCAGATGATCTAGATCTTCAGGTGACCAGTAGCACTGGCCAGcagacagaacaaactccaccaACTCAAGACAGAGCAGTACTTCCTTCAGGAATGACATCATCAGCTCAGCTCAGCTTCGTGGGAAGGGGAGCAGTTGGATTCAATGGGGCTGAAAACACCAAGACTTACAATCTGCCAGTAGAAGCATCCGGGCGCAATGACCCTGAGAACCAACACCCAGAAAGAGATCAATGGAGCCAGGATGTGGCCCAAGATGTATCAGCAACAAGAGACAATGGAGTTCAACTTGAGACAAATAAGCTAACAGCAGATTCAGAACAGATTGACAGTCCCACAAAGCAGGAGGGACAGGAAAAGGAGAGTCCCAGGAAAAGAGATAAACCAGTCGGGGAACAAAGTGACATGAAGAAAAGGGATCGATTTGGAGAACAAGAAGGGAACCTGAGACTCCAAAGTTCTCCACcaggaaaaacaacaaagaggCCTTCCAAAGATCAGAAAGTTGCAACAGAAAAGGATGTTAAGGAACATTCTAAAACACAAGAACTGTCGCTGACAGGAAAATATGAGCCCAGTTCAGAGCATACGAATCTGCCAGAACAAGCTACTGCCCAGAAACCATTGCAGATAGAGAAACTAACTGATCCTGACGATGATGGTAGTACATTTGAGACCCAAGGACAAGGAGAGGTTGCCGATAGGACACCACCTGAAACAAAGAATCTAGCTGAATCTGGGGATGACAGTAGAGCATCTGAGACCCAAGAACCAccagcacaagaaaaaaaacatgaaacaaaggACCTGCTTGTCCAAGGTGATCTCAGAAATGTTTCAGAAATACCTGATGTTCAAGTtataaggaagaagaggagaagccCTGAGGTCCATGGAACAGcagggcagaaagaaaatgagagaaaaattcaGCTATCAACCCTGGAAGACCAATCACAGGATGGGAAGTATCAGGAACTCCAAGAGTCATCAAAAGAAAGGGATGCTGTAGAAGATTCTAAAACACAAGTGTCAAGCTCAGAAGGAGAACAGAATCATTCTGAAATTGAAAGAGCAGTCACCCCAGGAGAAGAGGCAAGACATGCTGAGGAAGGCATAGCAGAAGCATTTATGAGCAGCAAAAATGCCCCTGCAGCAGAAGGGACACgaggagcaagagaaagaacacaagacTTAGCACCACTCAAGAACCAGtctggagaagaaaatgagaatgtcaCCAAGACTCATGACAAGCCAGTCAAGGAGGATGTTGGTTATCTGGGAGAGGATCCCGAGGCCACAATCACACAGAATAATGAGAGTTCTTGGGAAATTCCCAATAGCCTTACTCCAGAGGATGGTGACAACAGCTCAGAGACAACTGATCTGCCTGTGCAAGGAGATTCCCAGAATAAAGTAGACCCTCTTAGAGAGTCTATGGAAAGAAGTCACAATAATAACCCAGACACTAAGAAACAGGTAGCACTGGGTGAGGAAAGTAGAACTCAGGAGGCAGTGGTGCTGGAAGTCAGAGGAGAAGACAGGCTCACTGAGGAATCAGAATGGGCTGCCAGAGAAGAGTACAGGAGTCAGGGCTTAGGGACCAAAGGCCAAGGTCCAGCTGTGCACCCTGATGGACATCCAGAAGCCCAGGAGTCCATagcaagaggagaaaacagaaagtcCCTTGAGACAGAGATCCCAGGTACACTGGAGGCAGATGTCACTGACCAGTCTTCCATAAGACAGCTTTCAGCAAAGGAAGACAGCAGAAAAAAGTTAAAGGCCCAGAGCCCAAGTACCAAAGGAGAGGAAAGTAGAGCACAGGAGACCCAGGAGACTCCAGTAAAAAATCTGGATGATGACAATTCAGCCTCCCCCAAAACACACTTTGAAAGAGAGGAACCTGCAACATTAGAGGAGGATGAAGGCCCCCAATATTTGGCAGGAGAAGCCAATGACCAACAAAATCCAGCCAAGAAAGGATATGATGTTTCAGTCCCCCAGTCAAGCCTTGTAGAGAAGATGCAGACGGACCAAGAATCTGGTTCTGTGGAGGGAAGTACAATCTATTCCAGTCCTCTGTACCAGTACCTGCAAGAGAAGATACTGCAACAAATGGATATGACTCCAGTGGAGCAGCAAAATCAAGCTCTGTCAGCTAGAGCGTCAAGCCCAGAGCTCCTCAACAACCAGTCAAGTGCATCCCTCACCAGTGAGGGCTCAGATTGTCCCATCATCTTCAGTGACAGCCAAGCATTACAATATTACAACTGGGAACATCTGTCTGATGCAGATCCTTCTGATGCACAGCGAACATCAGCTCCCCAAGCCTCAGATATGCAGGGCCACCCTCAGGAAAAGAAATCAGTACTACAAAGGGAGGCAAGCACCAAAAAGCAGTGA